AATCCTATTCACATAGGACATCTCATTATTGCTAACCATTTGGTGGAAAACTCTGACTTAGATGAAATATGGATGGTTGTAACTCCTCATAATCCTTTTAAGAAAAAAAGTTCTCTTTTGGACAACCATCATCGTTTTGAAATGGTTTATAAAGCCACAGAAGACTACGATAAAATTTCACCATCTGACATAGAGTTTAAATTACCTCAACCGAATTATACGGTGCATACATTAGCGCATATTTCGGAAAAATATCCTTCCTATAATTTTAACTTAATTATGGGAGAAGACAATTTGAAAAGTCTTCATAAATGGAAAAATTATGAAACCATTTTAGAGCATCATAATGTTTATGTTTATCCAAGAATTTCTGAAGGAGTTGTAGAAACTCAGTTCGATAATCATCCTAAAATACATAGAGTTAATGCTCCTATTGTAGAAATTTCTTCCACTATGGTTCGTAATGCGATAAAAGAAGGAAAAAATATAAAACCTTTACTTTCTTCATCAGTTTGGAAATATATTGACGAGATGAACTTCTATAAAAAATAGACGTCCTATTTTTTCGTTGTATATTTGGTAACCCAAACTAAGTATTCGTGGCAAAAAACAAGAAAAAACCTAGTAAGTTAAAACAAAAACTAACGGATAAATACCGTTTAGTAGTTTTAAATGAAGATACGTTTCAGGAGCGTTTTTCATTAAAACTTTCTCGATTAAATGTATTTGTTTTTGGTGGAATTTTCTCAATTCTAATCATTATTCTTACCGTGTTTTTAATTGCATTTACTTCTTTAAAAGAATACATTCCTGGATATTCTTCTACTGAATTAAAGAAAAAAGCAACACGACTAACTTATGAAGCAGATTCATTAAAAATCAAAATTGCAGTACTTGAAAAATTCACTCAAGCCATTAGACCTGTTCTAACTGGTGATATTGAACCTGAGGCAATTGATTCGATAAGAAATGAATCGAAAAAAGCAGTTGTAGATTATGCTAAATTATCTGCAACAGAACAAGATTTACAATTCAGAGAACAAATAGAAAGCAAAGATAGATTTGCATTATCAGCCGGATCTGGGAACAAAGCGAAAATTATATTCTTTGCTCCAATTACGGGAACTGTTTCTCAATCTTTTAATGCTGCAAACAAACATTTCGCGATAGACATTGTTGCTAAAACTGGAACTCCAGTAAAGGCTATTGCTGACGGAACAGTTATTCTTTCTGGATGGACTGCCGAAACTGGATATACCATTACCATACAACATAGTAATAATTTTGTTTCTGTATATAAACACAATGGAGATCTTCTAAAAGAACAAGGAGATTTTGTA
This genomic window from Tenacibaculum sp. 190524A05c contains:
- a CDS encoding M23 family metallopeptidase, producing the protein MAKNKKKPSKLKQKLTDKYRLVVLNEDTFQERFSLKLSRLNVFVFGGIFSILIIILTVFLIAFTSLKEYIPGYSSTELKKKATRLTYEADSLKIKIAVLEKFTQAIRPVLTGDIEPEAIDSIRNESKKAVVDYAKLSATEQDLQFREQIESKDRFALSAGSGNKAKIIFFAPITGTVSQSFNAANKHFAIDIVAKTGTPVKAIADGTVILSGWTAETGYTITIQHSNNFVSVYKHNGDLLKEQGDFVKSGEVIGSVGSTGELTTGPHLHFELWNNGYPTNPTNYIDFQ
- the nadD gene encoding nicotinate (nicotinamide) nucleotide adenylyltransferase produces the protein MKNIGLYFGTFNPIHIGHLIIANHLVENSDLDEIWMVVTPHNPFKKKSSLLDNHHRFEMVYKATEDYDKISPSDIEFKLPQPNYTVHTLAHISEKYPSYNFNLIMGEDNLKSLHKWKNYETILEHHNVYVYPRISEGVVETQFDNHPKIHRVNAPIVEISSTMVRNAIKEGKNIKPLLSSSVWKYIDEMNFYKK